In Pochonia chlamydosporia 170 chromosome Unknown PCv3seq00008, whole genome shotgun sequence, the following proteins share a genomic window:
- a CDS encoding C6 transcription factor (similar to Metarhizium robertsii ARSEF 23 XP_007825499.2), with amino-acid sequence MDSTRPLTKRSRAVQACNACRQTKSKCDGKHPSCERCIRCNIACEYTQNSRDRRMDRQEERRAHIALANRVRELESQLASSKQSQGQDAVSPSSHGGSVSSPAQTFTQQPQTINGNLLADGSSEPSADAIATGLFDDQPGNTDIGYFGASSNHAFFWSLTSSLEELIKSKGEQQNVPPRQGGSNQGPRRLPLPPLKAVTAEQQAPVSRQEDSFPGRKTAIDWVHRFFDTVAPVLPFVNKAMLLREIDLIDSRTGTWQSCPANTQALLNIVFANALATSEDGAAEPFYRRALGLLDEKGLYLPTIEALQALLLLASFQQNSQRAQESITTHFRAVKAAYQLGVHSPSSYGRLSNKDRELRSILWFAVINEDRIIGSGLGRPFLVPVQHVRMELKEIMSQGHHGHDENAKLRLSSLRYFRHVISFHEIIGSTVDVMHASNIVSACDLTLNELVPHVMESLRQLEQLRIDAAPYKLLVGNTTADSWLAADFDNERHAVLLSLYYYRVTVLVNAPLLLALLRHVSTPAADPIDSGVHAKVAVSILQTYLQTINDFHSLLCAILRIQRSFLRRNAVWWLCNYMMVSMNLHLFGFWLVSSNSPKSLPSLGMTTSEIESLMRRALDTLKLVGGSSIMSRKAHRCLQRYLDSFTKDRELQTQVRLEPSVPLETTGPWPYGLPPGDVSVAAAGVWDSSMDDLMTGLCPEDFLGEDLFAMSYTISDFDATGFI; translated from the exons ATGGATTCCACGCGGCCACTGACGAAGCGGTCCAGGGCGGTCCAAGCCTGTAATGCCTGTAGGCAAACCAAGTCCAAG TGCGATGGCAAGCATCCATCCTGTGAGCGATGCATCAGGTGTAACATTGCGTGCGAGTACACACAAAATAGCCGAGATAGGCGCATGGACCGCCAGGAGGAGAGACG GGCCCATATCGCATTGGCAAACAGAGTACGAGAGTTGGAATCCCAATTAGCTTCATCCAAGCAGTCTCAAGGACAGGATGCTGTCTCCCCGAGCAGCCATGGCGGCAGTGTGTCTTCGCCGGCCCAGACATTTACTCAGCAACCGCAGACTATCAATGGAAACTTGTTGGCGGATGGCTCTTCTGAGCCAAGCGCGGATGCGATAGCTACTGGTCTGTTCGACGATCAACCCGGCAATACCGACATTGGCTATTTTG GCGCAAGCTCCAACCATGCCTTCTTTTGGTCTCTGACATCCTCTTTGGAGGAGCTCATTAAAAGCAAGGGTGAGCAACAGAATGTTCCTCCGAGGCAGGGAGGCTCAAACCAAGGACCAAGACGGCTTCCGTTACCGCCTCTTAAGGCAGTGACCGCAGAACAACAAGCCCCCGTGTCACGACAAGAGGATTCGTTTCCTGGCCGGAAAACTGCCATTGACTGGGTTCATCGCTTCTTTGACACGGTTGCGCCTGTGCTTCCCTTTGTCAACAAGGCAATGTTGCTACGAGAGATTGACCTGATTGACTCGCGGACTGGCACTTGGCAGTCATGTCCTGCTAATACCCAAGCGTTGCTGAATATTGTATTTGCGAATGCGCTGGCTACGTCTGAAGATGGCGCGGCAGAACCATTTTATCGTCGGGCTTTGGGCCtgctggatgagaagggGCTTTATCTGCCTACCATTGAGGCTT TGCAAGCCCTCTTGCTCCTCGCGAGCTTCCAGCAAAATAGCCAACGGGCACAGGAGAGCATTACTACGCACTTTCGCGCCGTCAAAGCCGCATATCAACTTGGCGTCCACTCACCATCCTCGTACGGACGTTTGAGTAACAAAGATAGGGAGCTGCGGTCTATTCTTTGGTTTGCAGTAATAAATGAAGACAG AATCATTGGCTCCGGGTTGGGCCGGCCGTTTCTCGTTCCGGTTCAACATGTTCGAATGGAACTCAAGGAAATAATGAGCCAGGGTCATCACGGCCATGACGAAAATGCCAAACTTCGTCTGTCTAGCTTGCGGTACTTTAGACATGTCAT CTCATTTCACGAAATTATCGGCAGTACCGTTGATGTAATGCATGCTTCAAACATAGTATCGGCCTGTGATCTCACGTTGAATGAGCTGGTTCCCCATGTTATGGAATCGTTGAGACAATTGGAACAGCTTCGGATTGACGCGGCACCTTACAAGTTGCTCGTAGGCAACACGACCGCGGattcatggctggctgctgatTTCGACAACGAGAGGCATGCCGTACTCCTATCTTTGTATTACTATCGCGTGACTGTGTTGGTCAATGCACCACTGctgttggcattgttgcGGCATGTTTCAACGCCTGCTGCTGACCCGATCGACTCTGGCGTACACGCAAAAGTTGCCGTGTCCATTTTGCAGACGTATTTGCAGACGATAAACGACTTTCATAGTCTACTGTGTGCGATATTGAGAATCCAGCGCTCATTTCTGCGACGCAATGCGGTGTGGTGGCTGTGCAATTACATGA TGGTATCGATGAATCTTCACCTATTCGGATTTTGGCTAGTGTCGTCTAATAGCCCGAAATCATTGCCCTCTCTCGGCATGACGACCTCGGAAATTGAAAGTTTGATGCGCCGAGCATTGGATacattgaagctggtggGAGGGTCAAGTATCATGAGCAGGAAAGCACACCGCTGTTTGCAGCGTTACCTGGATTCTTTCACGAAAG ACCGCGAGCTGCAAACACAAGTTAGACTCGAGCCGTCGGTGCCCTTGGAAACGACTGGTCCATGGCCGTATGGTCTGCCCCCCGGCGACGTGTCTGTCGCTGCGGCAGGTGTCTGGGATAGTAGTATGGATGATCTAATGACAGGCTTATGCCCGGAAGATTTTCTTGGTGAGGATTTGTTTGCGATGAGCTATACGATTAGTGACTTTGATGCTACGGGATTCATCTAA
- a CDS encoding ferro-O2-oxidoreductase (similar to Cordyceps militaris CM01 XP_006673493.1): MSDHGDEEDRRLLDESAADPRSHEYDVEAKGRPVRSTSSSIWVSLGFLFIAVLLTLPFLGYVRHMESSATGASPPAKQLAIPLHPEKHVRRRAKTLEFHWNVTLGTMAPDGVEKQVYLVNGAFPGPTIEARSGDRIIVHVHNSLKDEGLAIHWHGLRMKGFNTMDGAIGFTQCPIAAGSDFKYDFKIGDDEHGTFWWHSHSEVQRGDGLYGGFVVHEPSVKSRQKEALVLVGDWFHRKQTEVFDWYFDWGSVGNEPVPDSLIINGRGRYNCSMAVPARPVVCKQQSSTDLLPLLQNKPKDAVKLRVVNTGTVAGVTLKADGASMQPVTVDGGFAVNEKPGQSVGILYPGERADLLVKWDGVGEQNYQFHVNLDEENFGGFPNPALDPNHSFDVFPTSIHARQENSPPIISPDDQHRDLTNLTAATTPTAPLPPKAQETMVLYFKTQMLSRFQNKPMGFVNNTSWKPQNPPLLATNRDLWDADQFIPFINSSKSKDIDIVINNLDDGAHPIHIHGYSFYVLSSFRADGRNGWGSYNPFESEPLASMNLVNPVRKDTVSVPRRGHVVIRVRPDNPGVWMMHCHMLVHMGTGMVMGLHVGGDERYVGVNRAVDGLCT, translated from the exons ATGAGCGACCACGGGGACGAGGAAGACCGCCGCCTCTTGGATGAGTCGGCGGCTGACCCCCGATCGCACGAGTACGACGTCGAAGCCAAGGGTCGACCTGTTCGCTCTACAAGCTCGTCGATATGGGTTTCGCTGGGATTCTTATTCATTGCAGTGCTTTTGACATTGCCGTTTTTGGGATACGTACGACATATGGAGTCATCTGCCACAGGTGCCAGTCCGCCGGCGAAGCAGCTTGCTATCCCGCTTCATCCTGAGAAGCATGTACGGCGAAGGGCGAAAACGCTCGAGTTTCATTGGAATGTGACGTTGGGAACTATGGCGcctgatggcgttgagaaaCAGGTGTATCTTGTGAATG GTGCATTCCCCGGTCCAACTATCGAGGCACGGTCTGGAGACAGAATCATTGTCCACGTGCACAACAGTTTGAAAGATGAAGGTTTGGCGATTCACTGGCACGGACTACGAATGAagggcttcaacaccatggatgGTGCTATCGGATTTACACAATGTCCCATTGCGGCGGGCAGCGACTTCAAGTATGACTTTAAGATTGGCGACGACGAGCACGGAACCTTTTGGTGGCACAGCCATTCTGAAGTTCAAAGAGGTGATGGACTCTACGGCGGGTTTGTCGTTCACGAACCAAGCGTCAAGTCAAGACAAAAGGAAGCTTTGGTCCTTGTCGGCGACTGGTTCCATCGGAAGCAGACCGAAGTGTTTGATTGGTATTTCGACTGGGGAAGTGTTGGAAATGAACCCGTCCCTGATTCTCTGATAATCAATGGCCGAGGACGATATAATTGCTCCATGGCAGTTCCTGCACGACCGGTTGTTTGCAAGCAGCAGTCCAGTACGGATTTACTACCCTTACTGCAGAATAAGCCAAaggatgctgtcaagttgagGGTAGTGAATACCGGGACCGTGGCTGGCGTGACTCTGAAAGCGGACGGCGCATCAATGCAGCCTGTTACGGTTGATGGTGGCTTTGCAGTGAATGAGAAACCTGGTCAGTCTGTGGGCATTCTGTATCCTGGAGAGCGGGCAGATTTGTTGGTGAAAtgggatggagttggtgaGCAAAACTACCAGTTTCATGTCAATCTGGATGAGGA AAATTTTGGAGGCTTTCCAAACCCAGCGTTAGATCCTAACCACAGCTTCGACGTCTTCCCTACCAGTATCCATGCCAGACAGGAAAACAGTCCTCCCATCATCTCACCCGACGATCAGCACCGCGATCTCACAAATCTTACTGCGGCTACTACCCCGACGGCTCCCTTACCACCTAAAGCACAGGAGACAATGGTCCTGTATTTTAAAACTCAAATGCTGTCTCGTTTCCAAAATAAACCCATGGGTTTCGTCAACAATACCTCTTGGAAACCGCAAAACCCACCACTGTTAGCAACGAACCGGGACTTATGGGACGCAGACCAATTCATCCCGTTTATCAACTCCTCCAAATCGAAGGATATAgacatcgtcatcaacaacttAGACGACGGGGCGCACCCCATTCATATCCATGGATACTCATTTTACGTTTTATCCTCGTTTAGGGCGGATGGCCGCAACGGATGGGGCAGTTATAACCCGTTCGAGAGTGAGCCCCTCGCGTCGATGAATTTGGTCAATCCCGTTAGGAAAGATACAGTCAGCGTGCCTAGACGTGGACATGTGGTCATTCGAGTGAGACCGGATAATCCGGGCGTGTGGATGATGCACTGCCATATGTTGGTGCACATGGGCACCGGGATGGTCATGGGGCTGCATgtcggtggtgatgagagGTATGTTGGTGTGAACAGGGCTGTAGACGGTCTGTGTACATGA
- a CDS encoding Zn(II)2Cys6 transcription factor (similar to Beauveria bassiana ARSEF 2860 XP_008598280.1) translates to MPHGRQSTKRSQNGRQTFSSRLAIRTPKYVIQSTFGDFCRSRDLPCQAIASATRRTNHQVPSSSETTQSASLENQPTTSPDFSKDSIHSLENNNGHSTYCIGPAAEQDSHLLDTFRYAILNEGHSVDGSVVPIYPGTQNTKDRPVHFLFLTVEHTEAATRSRIASSDAIEALVGPHGDALVRLYLKHIHPVFPILPKVHFLKKYATDRNSVPACLRGAIYATASVFWKDEPSLNGPCPFEQHQILDHAHASLRREIENPNLLSVTACLLLIHATPPEMDTVETPTTWTLSAQATAAAQLIGLHQDPGEWKIPQDEKHMRRKLWWATYVTDCLASVSYGNPPHIGAGTFSTMDLSMEDVRCNEDVPAELRYLIDDSDGEFDVSTGARFLELVRVTMKLRAILDSSFRISPTGDVPSKSAKKELVDIQRQLREWESLRPSCLNLQRRKPQSSSYNCPIHMVVYATKVLLYRALMHPATRHAKTTPGSNLKIWFSAALSEFEAFTEYLSSITAADLNGFWGRHARSQLVSCANFLIYLFLMASEKKDVERAYALLEDFATAAEGLKAVASFEANIFLRPASLRVESFFAQAAEIMRNGHGGDIP, encoded by the exons GCGATTTTTGCCGATCCCGCGATCTGCCATGTCAGGCAATCGCATCTGCGACACGGCGAACAAACCACCAAGTCCCTTCATCGTCTGAGACGACCCAGTCGGCTTCTTTGGAAAACCAGCCCACCACTTCACCAGACTTTAGCAAAGACTCAATTCACAGTCTTGAAAACAACAATGGCCACTCTACGTACTGCATCGGCCCTGCCGCTGAACAAGACTCCCACCTCCTCGACACATTCCGCTATGCTATTCTCAACGAGGGTCATTCCGTAGACGGAAGCGTCGTCCCCATATACCCTGGgacacaaaacaccaaagatCGCCCCGTACATTTCCTATTCCTCACTGTAGAGCACACCGAGGCCGCAACACGTTCCAGAATAGCATCTTCAGATGCAATCGAGGCGCTGGTTGGGCCGCATGGCGACGCCCTAGTACGACTCTACCTGAAGCACATCCATCCCGTATTCCCAATCCTCCCAAAGGTACATTTCTTGAAAAAATACGCAACAGATAGAAACAGCGTGCCGGCATGTCTCCGCGGTGCAATATACGCAACCGCATCAGTCTTCTGGAAAGACGAGCCTTCACTCAATGGCCCTTGCCCATTCGAACAGCACCAGATCTTGGATCATGCGCACGCTTCATTGCGAAGGGAGATTGAGAATCCGAACTTGTTGTCAGTAACGGCGTGTCTTCTCCTCATACATGCTACGCCGCCGGAGATGGATACCGTCGAAACGCCAACGACTTGGACTCTTTCCGCGCAGGCGACTGCCGCGGCACAGTTAATCGGGCTGCATCAGGATCCAGGGGAGTGGAAAATACCACAGGATGAGAAACACATGCGGCGTAAGCTGTGGTGGGCGACGTACGTTACTGATTGCTTAGCTTCTGTTAGTTATGGCAATCCGCCGCACATTGGGGCTGGGACATTTAGTACCATGGATTTGAGTATGGAGGATGTGCGGTGTAATGAAGATGTCCCAGCAGAGTTGAGATATCTCATCGACGATAGCGACGGGGAGTTTGACGTGTCAACGGGAGCGAGGTTTTTGGAGCTTGTCAGGGTAACGATGAAGCTGAGGGCGATTCTGGACTCGAGTTT TCGTATTAGTCCTACAGGGGACGTGCCCAGCAAGTCCGCCAAGAAAGAACTCGTCGACATTCAAAGACAGCTACGAGAATGGGAAAGTCTAAGACCATCCTGTCTCAACCTACAACGACGGAAACCCCAAAGTTCTTCATATAATT GCCCAATCCACATGGTCGTATACGCAACCAAAGTACTCCTCTACCGCGCCCTCATGCACCCTGCCACACGACACGCCAAAACAACACCCGGCTCAAACCTCAAAATATGGTTCTCAGCAGCCCTTTCTGAATTCGAAGCCTTTACCGAATATCTTTCATCCATTACAGCCGCCGATCTAAATGGTTTCTGGGGAAGAC ACGCCCGCTCCCAACTCGTCTCGTGCGCCAATTTCCTCATCTACCTATTCCTCATGGCCAGCGAAAAGAAAGACGTGGAAAGAGCGTACGCCCTCCTCGAGGACTTTGCCACCGCGGCAGAGGGGCTAAAAGCCGTTGCGAGCTTTGAGGCGAATATCTTTTTGAGGCCTGCTTCTCTTCGAGTTGAGTCGTTTTTTGCGCAGGCCGCTGAGATTATGAGGAATGGACATGGGGGCGATATTCCTTGA